One stretch of Prinia subflava isolate CZ2003 ecotype Zambia chromosome 7, Cam_Psub_1.2, whole genome shotgun sequence DNA includes these proteins:
- the SPCS3 gene encoding signal peptidase complex subunit 3: MNTVLSRANSLFAFSLSVMAALTFGCFITTAFKERSVPVRIAVSRVTLKNVEDFTGPRERSDLGFVTFDITADLQSIFDWNVKQLFLYLSAEYSTKNNALNQVVLWDKIMLRGDNPRLSLKDMKSKYFFFDDGNGLKGNRNITLTLSWNVVPNAGILPLVTGSGHVSVPFPDTYETTKSY, encoded by the exons ATGAACACGGTGCTGTCCCGGGCCAACTCGCTCTTCGCCTTCTCGCTGAGCGTGATGGCGGCGCTCACCTTCGGCTGCTTCATCACCACCGCCTTCAAGGAGCGCAGTGTGCCCGTCCGCATCGCCGTCTCCCGGGTCACGCT aaaaaatGTAGAAGATTTCACTGGACCTAGAGAAAGAAGTGATCTGGGATTTGTCACATTTGACATAACTGCAGAT CTGCAGAGTATATTTGATTGGAACGTTAAACAATTGTTTCTATATCTGTCCGCAGAATATTCAACGAAAAACAAT GCCCTAAATCAGGTAGTCCTTTGGGACAAGATCATGTTGAGAGGAGATAACCCAAGGCTGTCCTTAAAAGACATGAAGTCAAAGTACTTTTTCTTTGATGATGGAAATGGTCTCAA GGGAAACAGGAATATCACCTTGACTCTCTCCTGGAATGTTGTACCAAATGCTGGCATTCTACCTCTTGTAACAGGATCAGGACATGTGTCTGTACCTTTTCCAGATACCTatgaaacaacaaaaagttATTAA